The Candidatus Hydrogenedentota bacterium nucleotide sequence CCGCATGAGACCCAGACACGCTATGAGCACCCGAAAATGAGGTACTCTCAAGATAATAACACTATACATATTAAACAATGCACCTAAAGCCTTTGGTGTCGGCCTTTTTGCGGACGTGCGCGGACGGGCATAGATTCAGAGATGTTTTCCGAAATGCGGAAAGGAGGACAAAACATGAGACACACAGCCTTGTTTGTTGGCGTTTTGCTGGCGTTTTGCGCGTGCTTCTCCCTGGCGTGCCCGGAGGCCTCGGGGTGCGGGGAGCGGACAAAAACGCCTTATACACTGGAGAAGAATTGCTCGGTATGCAGCGGCACGGGACGGGTTTCGGGGACCTGTTCGGTGTGCCAGGGGGCGGGCGCGAGGAAGGGAATCAAGTGCGAGGGGTGCAATGGGACGGGGTCATCGTCGATAAATTGCACGGTGTGCGGGGGGACTGGGAGGGTGCTGGACGACAGGGAAAAAGGGCGAGGTGTGGAGTGAAATTTGTGGGGAAATTGACGGCTTTGGGGAGGCATTTGGGGAGGCATGCGGCCCGCCACCGAAGGCGGTGGCGGGCGGGGGATGGCGATTGTGAGGGCGTTTGGAGAGGGTGAAAAAACTGGTTTGGTTTAACGGGTTGCGGCCAGGCGGAACCCTGTGACAAAGTCTTGATGCCCCGAGTTGTGACAAGTACGCCTTGCTGAGCGGCAATCCCAAGCATAGTTAATCCAGCCACCTCCCCGACAAACATAGTCCGATAACCCTGGCGGGTGCACCCAGACACTTCCATCAGTCGGTGCACCCGAGTAGTTTCCATGCCAAACGTCCTCACACCACTCCCACACGTTGCCATGCATGTCGTAAAGTCCGAAGGCATTGGGCAACTTTCCGCCAACAGGCTTGGTGCCATCAGAAATATTTCCCAGGTACCACATATAATCGGACCGTTTCCCCGGCATGTCGCCCGTAGCATAATCTTCAAAAGTGTCTCCTGCCCCTAAGGAGTCCCCAAAATAAAACCGTGTCCCCGTCCGGGCGCGACATGCATACTCCCACTCCGCCTCACTGGGCAACCGCATTGTCGCAGGCCCCTGCCCAGTTGCGGCAATATGTCCGTTTAGGGCATTGATGAAAAGCTGTGCCTCCCTCCAGGAGACATTCTCAACCGGGCGGTTGGCGCCCAGAAAATGGGAAGGATTATCACCCATCAACGCCACCCATTGTGACTGCGTCACCTCGTACTTGCCCATGTAGAAGCCATACTCGATTTCAACCCTATGTTCCGGCAGCTCATTACTACACCAACACTGTTCAGGATAAGTAGACCCCATGTTCGAAGCTCCGGCGGGAATCCTGACCAATTCCAAAGGCACATTGCCTGGAAGCAGGATTGTTATTTCTGAACTCCCCCCTGTAGCGCCAAGTCTCAACGCCCCATTTGTATTTGGTCTGCCCAATGTGCGGCACCCAGCCCCCAGGAGCAGCATTGCAACAAGCAGGGACAGGGTGAGATACACGCGCATCGTCTTCATCAGGCGGGCCTCCGTGGGTTGTCAACCCCCGCCTGACACGCACCACTCACCCGAACAGGCAGGGCGTTTTCAAGGCATCCTATCATGGTTGTCAAAATGTGTCAATGACTTTTTCTCGCAATCCCAGTGCACGGCCAGACAAACCCCGCGCCAAAGCGCCGCCCAAAATGGGCACGATGAATCAGAGGGCGACAATGCGGAACAAGGTTCAGCGCCTGTTTCTGGAATCCGTCACCACTTGCAAGAGCCGCTCAAGCAGTCCGGTCCCCAGAAAATCCGGGCTGGTGCAAACGGAAACAAAGTCCGGCTTTGGCCACCCTTGGGGAATCCGGCGGCCCATGCTGAACCTTTTGCACAACTCTGCCCACTCCCCATCACTGAGCCACATCGCAGGAGAGTCAATGGCGCAGTCCACCATCCAGTGAACGCGGCACTCCGGCCACAGGTTCATGGCGTGCCGCATGCAGTTCGCGATGTTGATGGTTCTCCTTGAGTCCATCATGTCATGGTGCTCGTCCACATGTAGAATGTGCGAGGGTTTTTGCAGCACCCCACGATTTGCAAGCCTGTTCCACCGGATAACGGCCTGGTTGTGCCTTTGTACAACGAGGTCCACGGGACGGCCGGCCCATAACAGCAGTTCCTCCAGCTTTTGCACCGGATTCGCCATCAGGTTGAAGTAGTCCAGGTCAATGTCGAGGATGGAGCTCATGGCCGTATGTTGGCACATGCCGCGATGAGCGTCAAGCAGGCGCAGGGCTGATGTGCCAGCGTTTTTGGCCATGCTCTTCTGCCAACGCACGCCCCCTTTCCCGCCTTATTACACGCCTTTCCAGACCCTTTCCGGAATGCACCCTTTTCCGGACGTGTTTGTGGGGATTTCTGGGCGAAGGTTGGATGGCAGGAGCTGGCTGGTGGACAAGAAAAAAGCCCGCACCTGCACCCTGGGGGTGGAGGCACGGGCCTTGTCGTCTTCAGTTTTAAAATTTGTTCATCGCCCCTCCGGTCCCGAAGGACCGGGCGTCATGCTTTTTTTTCGGGCCATCACCGCGCACGCGCGGCGGCCCTAAATATTCCATATTTCACGTCAAATGTATATGTGCTAGTGTATTATATGAGTAGTAATGTTTTAATTGCTTAACTGCTGTCGCCAGCGCTCTATTTCATCGATCATGTTTTCAGCCAGAAGCTGCTTGTCGGGCGTCTTGCCGTACTTGTCCAGCATCCGCCTTATCGCCATCCTTCCGACATCTTTCGTTCCATTGGGACGGCCCGCCTTTTTGAGGCCGTTCTCCTTCATAATCTTGGCAACCTTGGAGATGCTGTAGCCTTTGCTCTTGAGCAGTTCAACCAGTTGCTGGTCATTTGGGGACATTAACGCTCATCCTTGTTGAATTCTCCTTGTTGGGATTAAGCCTATCTGCAACGGCGCCTCCCACGGGGAAACGCCGGGAACCTGAACCGTCTTCAATTGTCAAAGAGCCTGTCTCCGGCGTGTCAACCCGCACCGGACAGCCATATTGTATCAACGTCCATGGGCGCCGTTCCAAAAAAAACGCCATGTCAGAGTGCATATTCCGGGCGCGAGCGGACGGTGAATCCGGAGGAGCGCGGGCAGTGATTCCGGTTGCTCGCGAGCACTGAATGCGGCGCCTGCGGGCGGGGAAACGCGGGCGGCGCAGGGGGGCGACGAGCATGGCCTGGTTTTGGGCTATGGTGTGCCGTTTCCTGACCATGGTGGTCGGGAAAATCAACGGCATGAATGCCAAAGGAGCCAGTCTATGCGAAGAATCAGGGAAGTGCTGCGCCTGAAGTGGGCCTGTGGCCTGGGCGACCGAGCGGCGGCGGCGAGTTGCTCGCTTTCGCGGAGCACGGTGTCGAAGTATGTGCGCCGGGCGAAGGAGGCGGGTCTGTCATGGCCGCTGCCGGCGGAACTGACGGACGGGGCGTTGGAGGAGCGTCTTTTCGCGGCGGAGGGGGACGGGGAGCGTTTTGTCCCCGACTGGGCCGGGGTGCATCAGCAGCTCAGGCGCAAGTGTGTGACGCTGCGCCTGGTCTGGGAGGAGTACAAAGAGGCCCATCCGGACGGGTTCCAATACTCGCAGTTCTGCGCCCGCTACCGGGCGTGGCGGGAGACGCTGGATGTGCCCATGCGCCAGGAGCACAAGGCGGGGGAGAAGCTCTTCGTGGATTACGCGGGCCAGACGGTGCCGGTCATGGACCGCGAAACCGGGGAGTCGCGGGAGGCGCAGATTTTTGTGGCCGTGCTGGGTGCGAGCAATTACACGTACGCCGAGGCGTTTTGGACCCAGGGGCTCTCCGAATGGATCGCCGCGCACGTGCACGCCTTCCAGTATTTTGGCGGCGTTCCGGCGCTCGTGGTCCCCGACAACCTCAAGGCGGGCGTGGCGGAGGCTCACCGGTACGAGCCGGAGCCCAACCGGACCTATGCGGAGATGGCCGAGCATTACGGCTGCGCCATCCTGCCCGCGCGGGTGCGCAGGCCCAAGGACAAGGCCAAGGTGGAGAAGGGCGTGCAGGATGTGGAGCGGCGCGTTCTGGCCCCACTGCGGCACCGCTCGTTCTTTTCCCTGCCCGAGCTGAACGAGGCCGTCGGGCAGCTGCTCGCCCGGCACAACGACCAGCCCTTCCAGAAGCTGCCGGGAAGCCGGCGGACGCTGTTCGAGCAGCTGGACAAACCGGCCCTGCTGCCCCTGCCGGAACAGCCCTATGAGTACGCGGAATGGAGGAGGGCGCGGGTCAACATCGACTACCATGTGACGGTCGAGGGCAACCACTACAGCGTCCCCTACCAGCTGGTGAACCAGGTGGTTGACGTCCGGCGCACCCACACCGCCGTGGAGTGCTTCCACAAGAACAGGCGCGTGGCCAGCCACCTGCGCCTGCAGCGCAGGGGACAATACGCCACCTTCACCGCCCACATGCCCAAAACGCACCAGGACTACGCCCAGTGGACACCGGAGCGGCTGGTGCGCTGGGCCGAGAAGACCGGTCCGCAGACCGTGCTCGCCGTGGAGTCCATTCTGAGGGGGCGCCCGCATCCGCAACAGGGCTTCCGCGCCTGCCTCGGGCTGATGCGCCTTGGCAAGGAACACGGGACTGAGCGCCTGGAGGCCGCCTGCGCGCGGGCGCTGGCCACTGGAACTGTGGGCTTCAAGAGCATCGAGTCCATCCTCCGGCAACGGCTGGACCAGAGGCCGCTCCCCCAGAAGGCCCCGGAGCTCCCGCCCCTGGAACACGACAACATCCGCGGGCCTGAATACTACCGGGAACCGGCGCGGGGGGAAGAGTCATGCTGAACCACCCCACCGTCGACAAGCTCCATGAACTGCGGCTCACCGGCATGGCCAGGGCCCTGGAAGAGCAGAACGGCCGCCCCGAGTACGACGCCCTCACCTTTGCGGACCGTCTGGGCCTGCTCGTGGACCGTGAATGCGCGGAACGGGACAGCCACAAGCTGCAACTGCGGCTCAGGCACGCCAAGCTGCGCCTGACGGCCACCATCGAGAACGTGGACTACCGGCATCCCAGGGGCCTGGACAAGTCCATTGTGCTGGCGCTGGCCGGATGCGGATGGCTGCGGGACCACAACAACGTCATCATCACCGGCCCCACGGGCGTGGGCAAAAGCTACATCGCCTGCGCCCTGGCACACAAGGCGTGCCGGGAGGGGTACC carries:
- a CDS encoding UPF0489 family protein, with the protein product MAKNAGTSALRLLDAHRGMCQHTAMSSILDIDLDYFNLMANPVQKLEELLLWAGRPVDLVVQRHNQAVIRWNRLANRGVLQKPSHILHVDEHHDMMDSRRTINIANCMRHAMNLWPECRVHWMVDCAIDSPAMWLSDGEWAELCKRFSMGRRIPQGWPKPDFVSVCTSPDFLGTGLLERLLQVVTDSRNRR
- a CDS encoding formylglycine-generating enzyme family protein, with product MKTMRVYLTLSLLVAMLLLGAGCRTLGRPNTNGALRLGATGGSSEITILLPGNVPLELVRIPAGASNMGSTYPEQCWCSNELPEHRVEIEYGFYMGKYEVTQSQWVALMGDNPSHFLGANRPVENVSWREAQLFINALNGHIAATGQGPATMRLPSEAEWEYACRARTGTRFYFGDSLGAGDTFEDYATGDMPGKRSDYMWYLGNISDGTKPVGGKLPNAFGLYDMHGNVWEWCEDVWHGNYSGAPTDGSVWVHPPGLSDYVCRGGGWINYAWDCRSARRTCHNSGHQDFVTGFRLAATR
- a CDS encoding IS21 family transposase, with protein sequence MRRIREVLRLKWACGLGDRAAAASCSLSRSTVSKYVRRAKEAGLSWPLPAELTDGALEERLFAAEGDGERFVPDWAGVHQQLRRKCVTLRLVWEEYKEAHPDGFQYSQFCARYRAWRETLDVPMRQEHKAGEKLFVDYAGQTVPVMDRETGESREAQIFVAVLGASNYTYAEAFWTQGLSEWIAAHVHAFQYFGGVPALVVPDNLKAGVAEAHRYEPEPNRTYAEMAEHYGCAILPARVRRPKDKAKVEKGVQDVERRVLAPLRHRSFFSLPELNEAVGQLLARHNDQPFQKLPGSRRTLFEQLDKPALLPLPEQPYEYAEWRRARVNIDYHVTVEGNHYSVPYQLVNQVVDVRRTHTAVECFHKNRRVASHLRLQRRGQYATFTAHMPKTHQDYAQWTPERLVRWAEKTGPQTVLAVESILRGRPHPQQGFRACLGLMRLGKEHGTERLEAACARALATGTVGFKSIESILRQRLDQRPLPQKAPELPPLEHDNIRGPEYYREPARGEESC
- a CDS encoding ATP-binding protein; the encoded protein is MLNHPTVDKLHELRLTGMARALEEQNGRPEYDALTFADRLGLLVDRECAERDSHKLQLRLRHAKLRLTATIENVDYRHPRGLDKSIVLALAGCGWLRDHNNVIITGPTGVGKSYIACALAHKACREGYRALYLRAPRLFDDLALAKADGRYRKILAAYARIDLLVIDDWGLSAMTEEQRKDLLEILEDRHGLRSTLVASQLPIEKWHKVIGDPTMGDAILDRLVHNAHKLSLKGDSLRKRNKNHAEG